The sequence TTCTACTTCGGTAAAAGCAATTGCCAAAGGCAGTCCGGGAAATCCACCGCCGGTGCCTATATCTAAAACTTTCGTTCCGCTAACAAATTGAATTACTTTGGCAATACTCAATGAATGCAATAAATGATTTATATCAAAATTATCAATATCCTTACGTGAAATAACATTTATAGATGAATTCCAAAGAATAATCTGTTCTTTAAGAAAGTTGAATTTTTTCATTTGCTCTTCGGAAAATTCAGGAAAGTATTTTTCTAATATTTTCATTCTGCAAAAATAGACAGAACCATAAAATTTTCAAAATTAACAAAATCATTTAGCTGTTGATTTATTAACAACATATTTACAGTAACAATGGGTATAAATATTTGTAAGAAAAAAAATATTTTTAAACAATTTGATGTTTTAATTGCCACATTATCAAAGAAATTAATCCTTACATCTTTCACCCTGTTAAAATATTGTTAATAACTGTATACTTTTTTCTTTCGTTTATTTAAACCTATATTATTACTTTAGCAAAATGTAGGTCATGATTTTTTTTGACTTGGATATAGCTAATAAACAATTTTTTACAAAACATCAAATTTAAACAAAATGGGTTCGGATAGTTTATTATTTAATTTAGACGACAATATTACGATTCAAAAAAACGATTCAAAAAATGAATCGGAAAAAGAGACGTATTTACAAAAATTAGAAAACACAAGAGAGGTACCTTCTCTAGTGCAAAAAAACAACGAAAATAAACCTTCCGAAACTACAGGCATTAAGTCTGAAAATAAAAACAATCGAGTGAAATATTCAATAGAAGAAGCTAAAAAAGAAGCAACTAAGTATTTTAAAGGAGACGATCTTGCTGCAGATGTGTGGGTAAAGAAATATGCTCTAAAAGATTCTAACGGCAATATTTACGAAAAAAGTCCCGATGAAATGCACCGAAGAATCGCATCGGAAATAGCACGCATAGAGAGAAACTATACGAATCCTCTCAACGAGGATTTAATTTATGAATTGCTGAGAGATTTCAAATACGTTATCCCGGCAGGCAGTCCGATGGCAGGAATTGGAAATGATATGCAAATATCATCATTATCAAACTGTTTTGTCATCGGTACGGAAGGTGGTTCGGATTCTTACGGAGCAATTCTTAAAATAGATCAGGAACAAGTGCAATTAATGAAACGCAGAGGAGGCGTCGGCCATGATCTCAGCCATATTCGTCCTACAGGCAGTCATGTAAACAATACAGCCCTAACCTCAACAGGAGTAGTTCCTTTTATGGAAAGATATTCCAACTCAACTCGCGAAGTTGCTCAAGACGGCCGTCGCGGAGCACTAATGCTTTCAATATCCATAAAACATCCCGATGCGGAAAAATTCATCGATGCAAAACTAGCTCAAGGTAAAATTACCGGAGCTAACATATCCGTAAAAATAGACGATGAATTCATGAATTGCGTTAGAGAAGGAAAGGAATATATCCAACGGTTCCCTATAGATTCCGAAAACCCTATGTTCACAAAATCTATAAACGCAACCGAATTATGGAATAAAATTATTCACAATGCGTGGGCTTCTGCCGAACCGGGTGTGCTTTTTTGGGATACAATAAAAAACGAATCGGTTCCTGATTGTTACAAAGACTACGGATTCGAAACGGTTTCTACAAATCCTTGCGGAGAGATTCCGCTTTGCCCGTACGACAGTTGCAGACTTATAGCATTAAATCTTTACAGCTACGTAGAAAATCCGTTTACAGATAAAGCATATTTCAATACTGAAAAATTCAAAAAACATGTTCATCTGACCCAGAGAATTATGGATGACATTGTAGATCTGGAAATTGAAAAAGTTAATACGATTCTGAAAAAGATTGAAAATGATCCTGAATCGGAAGAGACAAAACGTGTTGAGCAGAACTTGTGGCTTAAAATTAAAGATAAAAGCGTCAAAGGAAGACGTATGGGAATAGGTATTACAGCCGAAGGAGATATGCTCGCCGCAATGGGTTACCGTTACGGTTCCGACCTCGGAATTGAATTTGCTACTGAAATCCAAAAGCTGGTTGCTTGCGAATCTTATCGTGCTTCTGTTGATTTGGCCGAAGAAAGAGGAGCATTTCCAATTTTCAACTATCAACTCGAAAAAAAGAATCCTCTTATCAATCGTATCGAAAAAGAATATCCCGAAATTATTGATAAAATGGCAAAAGTAGGAAGAAGAAATATTGCCCTGCTTACAATTGCTCCTACCGGCAGCGTTAGTATTTGTACGCAAACAACTTCCGGAATTGAACCGGCATTCATGATTTACTACAAAAGACGTAAAAAAGTGAATCCGAATGATAAAGCGGAACGTATTGATTTTGTTGATAATGCCGGCGATTCTTTCCAAGAATTTAATGTCTTCCACCATAATTTTATCACGTGGCTGAAAGTCAATAATTATGATGTTGATGAAGTTATGAATTATAGTGCCGATGAGCTCGACAAATTGATTGAAAAATCACCATATCATCTTGCTACATCAAAAGATATCGATTGGGTTGCAAAGGTTAAAATGCAGGGAGCTATGCAGAAATGGGTTGATCATTCGATTTCCGTTACTGTAAATATTCCAAATGATGTTACCGAAGATGTTGTAAGTACTATTTACCAAACAGCCTGGGAAAGCGGTTGCAAAGGAATGACTATTTATCGCGACGGCAGCAGGGAAGGTGTTCTTGTTTCGCATGATACGAAAATGGAAGAAACGGCTTTTAAAGAAACTAAAGCGCCGCCACGCCCGCAAAGACTTGAAGCCGATGTTGTAAGATTTCAGAATAATTATGAACAATGGATAGCTGTTGTAGGACTTCTGGACGGCAAACCTTATGAAATTTTTACAGGTAAAGCCGAAGATTTCTGGATTCATCCCAAAATAAGCAAAGGTTGGGTTGTAAAGAATAAAGATTTGAAAAATGGAGTCAGCAGATATGATTTCGAATTTTTAGATCAAGACGGATTCGACGGACATATCAGCGGGCTCTCACGCTCTTTCGATAAACAATACTGGAATTATGCGAAATTGATTTCCGGAATTCTTCGTCATGGAATGCCTTTACCATCAGCTATCAAATTAATTCAAAACATGCATTTCGAAGAAGATCATATCAACACATGGAAAAATGGCGTTGCAAGAGCTTTAAAACGCTATATTCCGGACGGTATGTCTGCCGGAAGAACTTGTCCGGAATGTAAATCTCCTAATTTCGTACTTGTTGAAGGTTGTGAAGTATGTAAAGATTGCGGACACTCGAAATGTGGAGGATAAAATGAAGGAGGAAAGAGTTAACAATTAACAAATAATATGTTAATTCATAAAATTTTGTCATTCTGTCTATAAAATATTTACTATGAAAAAATTAATATTATTACTCGCAATCCTCGCAATTATAACAACTGCTTTTGCTGCAGAGCCGGATACGACATCAGTAAAAAAAGAAAAAATTAAAAAAGGATGGAACTTCGGCGGACTACCGGTTGTATCTTTTAATACCGACCTTGGATTTCAATACGGGGCATTGGTTAACGCCTTTGATTACGGCGACGGCAGCAGATATCCGGACTATAACCGTTCTTTCAAAGTAGAAGTATCTACTTATACTAAGGGAAGTAGTGTTTTTCAATTTTTTTACGACGATAAAGCGTTGCTCCCGAAAGGTATCAGAATGACAACCGATATTAGTTATCTGCCCAGCAGAGCCGATCATTTTTATGGTTTCAACGGGGCAATGGCAATTTTCAATGAAGATTTCTCAGACGATTCGTCGGAAAATTATATTTCGAGGATGTATTATCGACAAAAAAGAAATATGTTACGATTTACTATTGATCTTCAACAAAATATAGGAAAGAGTGATTTCAAATGGCTCGCAGGCATCGGCGTTTATAATTTTAGAATGGGTACTGTTGATATCGATAAGTTAAATAAAAATAAGGATGAAGACAAAATGTTGCCTGATGTTGATTTGCTTTATGATAATTATGTAAAATGGGGAATTATCAGTGAAAAAGAAGCTGACGGCGGTTTAAGCACTTTTGTGAAATTCGGTGCAATCTATGATACACGTGATATTGAGGCTAATCCTAACAAGGGAATTTGGACCGAACTTCTTTTTAATATTTCACCTGCGATATTCAAAGCTGCCGACCAAATGAGTTACGGATTAATTGCCCTAACTCACAGACAATATATTACTTTAGTTCGTAATAAACTTACTTTTGCGTACAGATTAGGTTATCAAGGAACTTTATTCGGTGAAGTTCCTTATTATGTACAACCTTTTATGATAAGTTCTTATTCCGCAGCCACAACATCCGACGGGCTCGGAGGTGCAAAATCGTTACGGGGAATTCTAAAAACAAGAGTTTACGGATCTCATTTCGCTTACGGGAATATCGAATTAAGATGGCGGTTTGTTAATTTTACTCTCGGAAAACAAAATATATATCTTACCCTGGCCCCTTTCGTGGATCTCGGAAGTACTATTGTTCAAATGAAAAAAGATGAAATAAATTACGCAATTGAACAGTTAAGTCTGTCTGATGATGATCCCACAAAAAAAGAAGAGTTTAAAGGATATGATGTAAATGATTTTTTTGATACTTCAAGAAAATCGGATAAATTGCATATTGGCTATGGCGCCGGATTTTATTTCTCGATGAATCATAATTTTGTTGTCGCCATCAATTACGGAAGAGCTGCCGACAAAAATGACGGCAGAAGCGGATTTTATATAAACATCGGCTTTGTGTTCTAACAATAAACTTATTCTTATTTCGTTTTATTTTTTATTGTAAAATTAATTTATCATCATGTTTAAAGCTTTAGATATTGCTCCTATAATTAACGGAAAAATAATTGGAGATCCGGAAGTTAGAATAAATGGATTTTCAAAAATAGAAGAAAGTACTCCGGGAACTTTAAGTTTTCTTTCTTCGGATAAATATTCACAATATTTGGAAAATGCAAAAGCAAGTATTATTGTTATTAGTAAAAACCTTGTTCCTGAAAAACCTGTTAATAATACTCTTATCGTTGTAGATGACGCTTATAAATCAGTTATCGAATTAATGAATATTTATAATCAAAACATTGAAAAAGAATATGCGGGAATTTCGGAGAATGCACATGTTGAACCGGGAACTATAATTGCGGAAAATTGCTATATCGGTGATTGTACTATAGTAACTTCCGGCTGCGAAATAGGAAGCAACACTAAAATTTACGCTCAGGTTTATCTGGGCAAGAACGTCACAATAGGTTCAAATACAAAAATTTATCCGGGTGTTAAAATCTATGCGAATTGTCGTATCGGAAATAATTGTATAATCAATGCCGGAACTATCATAGGTGCCGACGGCTTCGGCTTCATTCAAGAAAACGGCAAAAATATAAAAGTTCCGCACCTCGGAAATGTAGTAATAGAAAACGACGTTGAAATAGGTGCAAACTGTACCATAGACAAAGCAACTCTCGGCTCAACGATTATCCGTCAAGGTGTTAAAATGGATAATCTGATTCATGTTGCACATAATGTTGAAATCGGAAAAAATACAGTAATAGCCTCGCAGGCAGGAATTGCAGGATCAACAAAAATTGGCGACAATTGTATGATCGGCGGGCAGGTAGGTATTATAGATCATATCGTAATAGGCAATAATGTGAAAATTATAGCTCAATCGGGCGTTATTACAAAGATTAAAGATAATGAGACATTTATGGGTACTCCGGCCTTTAATTCTTTCGACTATAAGAGAAGTTATTCGTATTTTCGCAAACTTCCCGAAAAGTTTAAACAGTTAGAAGATGACGCAAAAAACAATAAATAATCCGGTAACTATTGAAGGCACCGGACTTCATACCAACAAAAAATCCGTTGTTAAACTTTTTCCCGCAGATATTGACTCGGGAATACTTTTCCAAAGAACCGATTTAGAAAACCGTCCGCTTGTAAAAGCCATCGAAAAAAATACATTTGCATTTAATAGGAGCACCTCCATAAAGAGTGGAAACGCCTCTATATCAACCATTGAACACTTTATGGCTTGCTTTACTATTTTAGGAATCGACAATATTCTGGTTCAGGTTGATGCCGAAGAAATGCCCATCTTAGACGGAAGCGCTTTACCGATTTACAATTTGCTTAATAATAATCTCATCGAACAAAATAAAGAAAAAGAATTTCTGACAATTAAAGACGATTTTGAATATTTTTCCGGAGATTCCTATGTAAAAGTTTCTCCTTATAACGGATTTAAAATCGATATAAGAGTTGAATATCCCTATCCCATCGGGGTTCAAGAAATGACTTACGATCAAGAAAAAGACACAGAGCTTGTCAAAGATATTGTTTCCGCCAGAACCTTTGTTTTTTTAAGTGAGCTGGAATTTCTTCTGAAAAATAATCTTATAAAAGGCGGCAACTTTGACAATGCACTTGTTTTCGCAGATAAAATATTAACCGATGACCAATCCGAATATCTCTGCAAAATGTTCAACAAATCGAATATAAAAGTTACCGATTACGGAATGTTGAATAATACAACATTAAGAAGTCCGAAAGAACTCGTTTGCCATAAACTTTTAGATATGATAGGCGATCTCTCATTAATAGGGAAATCAGTGAAAGGACATTTTACAGCCTATAAACCGGGGCATGCTGTAAATAGCGGGATAGCAAAAAAAATAATCGGAGAAGAATAAGAACTAAAAGTATAAATATTTTTTTATACAACTCCCTGCGAAATAATAAATTGTATTATTTTATAATTTCTCATTTTTCTGATTGATAAAATCAGGAATACAAGATTTGTGTCCGCTAAATTATTTTTCAAAATTATTTGCAAATATTAAAATTATTTTTAATTTTGACGCGTATTTTATTAACTTTCAATTTAGGAAAATAACAGAATAGTTTGTAAAAATGAACGAATTTTAGACCAACGATTATTTAATAAATTTGTACCAATTATGATTTAAATTGCAAAAAATCTCAACAAGACTCCGATTTTTTTCAATGTTAAGTTGTAAAAAGGTATTTTTTAGAAGCATACCTAATTAAAGCCATAAACTATGAAGCCAGTAAAGTTTTTTCTAATTATAAGTATTTTATTTTGCGTATTTACCCAAGAAACGGTTGCACAATATCCATATAAATCAAGTATCGGAGGCTCAATGTTTGTTAATGTTATTGGGCCTACTTTCAAATGTTTTTTCTCAGATAATATAGCATTTCAGTCCGATATATATTGGAAAGTAATAGTTTCTCCATACAAAGCAAATGACAACTGGGACCCTGCTATTCAACCTGTTGTTGAGGCAGATGCTAATCTGATGTATCAAAAAAGATTGAAATATTTGCATAATGCCGAATTATTCTATTTTGTTGGAGGTGGGATAAATGGAGGATATTCAGGGTGTACAAAATTGGGCATAAATACAATTTTCGGATTGGAATTTGTTTCTCTGAGGAAACCGATAGCTTTTCAATTAGATTTACGACCCGGTTATGGTATATTAATTAAGTCTAATGATAATGACAATGTTGGATTCTTTCTTCCTGAATTTGAAAGACAGTGGTCGTTCTTCGATTGGGTTTTTGGATGTACAATAAGATATACTTTCAAAAGAAAATAAAGTATATAATTATGAAACACCACATTATTTTAGCAGCATTACTAATTGCTGTTGCTTCGCTTGTTAACAATTGTAGACTACCAAAAGACGAATATTATTCTGCTATTGGGATAGGTTATATCTATGATGCGGATTCAATAATACCAATGAAAAATGTTGAAATTACTATTACTTCTGCCCTCAATGGCCCTTTTGGAGTTTTTGCATTTTACTTTCGAGACACGGTTATTAGTAATGAAAAAGGCGAATTTATCAATGTGCTTTGTAATAATTTTTTGTGAAAATATATTAAACCCTACTTGGAATAATTACTATATATTTATACATTTGTAGAATTATTTATTAATATTAAATATCTTACCTAAAAATATATGCCATTTATAAAAACAGATAAATTATTTTATAAACTAAAAAATTTAAATTATGAAAAATGTTATTTTACTATTCACATGCATGGTAATAATGTTTACAGGATGCGTGAAAAAGAAAAATTGTGATTGCGGAATAAACGGTGTATGGCAATATCTTGAAGAGCCGTATTATATAAATAAAACCAATTGTTCAAACAAAAAACATAAAATAGTTGCACATTTCTATCCGGATATTGATAATAAAGAAAATGATACCAATTATTGGACTTTTTCTGGAAACATTCCGGCCGCCTTTAAATCAACAACTCCTACATATATTAGCATATGTTATGAAGATTATTGCGAAGGCAAAATGCAAAATCATGATGCGGGTTTGCCAAGTGTTTATAATTTACAATGTATAGAAAGAGTAAAATAATATGAAAAAAAATATTCAAATTTTATATTTATTGTTATTACCTATATTTAATTTATTCGGACAGAATAACATTTCTAATCTAGATGGCTATTATTATGCAAGTGGAAAGGCACATTATTGGACAACAGATTCAACATCTGTAAATATTATTATAAAAAATATGGATAATTACCATATTATTGTTAATAAATTAGAAAACATTTTCAATGCTGAGGGCGATGAAATTTTAGCGGACGACGAGGATGACAATATTATCATAAATAGTTTTCGTTTACCAATTATTACAAAAGACTCATTGATAAATGCAATAAGTATTGAACATGATGATATAGTTTTTTTTACTTATTCGAAAGTTGTAAATGAAAATCGGATATGGTTACGTAATGAGGTAATTGTTAAATATAATTCAAATACATTAACCTCTATTGAATCGCTTCAAAACAGATTGGCAACTTATGATTCCATCTCTATTTCCTATGTTCAAGATAATGAATTATCTATTATATGTAAAAAGGATAAAGACGTAATAGAAATCGCAAACTTATTATATAATACTGAATCGGTTGAATATTCTACTCCAGATTTTTACTATAATTATACTTTAGACGCTGATGATCCGCTATTTAATAATTATCAATGGAATTTGAAAAACACCGGCCAAACAGGTGGAAGTTTCGGCATTGATATTCGTGCAGAAGGTGCATGGGATTTTTTAAATAAGGTATTTGGGACAATCGGTACAAATATAAAAATTGCCGTAATAGATGATGGAGTTGAAGAACATGAGGATTTATATTCGTCTTTAGGTTATAGTAGGGTTCTTAATGGTTATACTGCAAATAGTGATGGAACCGGAAGGCCAAGAACTAATGGATATCATGGGCAAAACTGTGCCGGAATCATTGCGGCAAGCCATAATACGTTATGTGTAGCAGGAATAGCACCTAATACATTAATAATACCTATACGAATTGTGAAAAACAATGGAAGTTTTTTTAGTCAAAATAAAATAGCTAATGCGATAACCAAATCATGGCAAGAATTGGATGCCCATATACTAAGCAATTCGTGGGGTGATGGAAATAAAAATGATAATTTAAACTTTGCAATTAATAATGCAATTAAAAATGGAAGAAATGGAAATGGATGTATCGTTGTTTTCTCTTCAGGAAATAAAAACAAAACAATAATTCCTTATCCTCAAAATGTTAATGATTCAATTTTAGTAGTTGGTGCAATTGATAAATGTGGTATCAGATCAGGGAGTCTTCAATCAGTTCCCAGCTCTTGCGATCCATGGGATGGCGGTAATAATGCAGGAAGTAATTATGGTACTCTTTTAGATATTGTGGCTCCTGGGACAACTGTACCAACAATTGATAGACATGGTGAACTAGGATTTACTGTTAATAATCATAGGATAGGCTTTGGTGGCACCTCCGCTGCTTGCCCTCATATTGCTGGTGTAGCTGCATTAGTTTTGAGTGCAAATCCTAACCTTACCGGACAACAAGTCAGAGATATTATTGAGTCAACAGCCACTAAATTACCAAATTACACTTTTACCAATACTTCTAATCGTCCTAACGGCACTTGGAATCAACAAGTTGGTTATGGTTTAGTAAATGCTGAAGCTGCGGTCAAGAAAGCTTATTTTTTGAATGCGACTATTTCAGGTAGTACATCTATTGGTTCTTGTAATACAGCTACATTTTATTATAACGGTTCGTCGTCTTCTTCAATGCAAATAGTATGGAGTGTGGGACCTGCTTTAGAAATAGTCTCAGGACAAGGAACAAAAAATGTAACAATCATATCAACAGCTTCATCTTCTATGTCTTCCTATATAAAAATAGAATTCAAAGCACAAGATAAGGTTTTATATTCTTTGCAAAAACAATTAAATATTACTGGTGGTAACAGCTATCCTAATTTATCCAACACAAATTTTGAAATAACTTCTAATCAAGTCTGGAATACAGAAAGTACTTTAGGAGTAGAAGTTATTATTAAAGACGGAGTTACATTAACTATTAACTCTACTATACATTGTGGGAAAAACGCAAAAATCATTATTAACCCCGGGGCTAAATTAATTATAGACGGAGGCAAGCTCACTAACTCATGCTCCCAATTTATGTGGGAAGGCATAAGAGTCATAGGTAACAAAAATCAAGCTCAAACAGAACAATATCAGGGTACTATTATCTTAAAAAACAATGCCGTTATTGAAAACGCAAACTTTGCAGTAACAGCACATGGGGTTGGGAGCGACGGAAATACATCTGGCGGAATTATTCAGGCTAAAAACACTACTTTTAGAAACAATAGAAAATCAATAACCTTCTGGGAATATACAGATTCGAGCAGCCGGATAATATCAAGCAACAAAAGTTTTTTTAAAAACTGTACTTTTATTGTTGATGATAATAACTTATTTGAATCAAGTGATAAATTTTTCGAAAATCATATTTCATTATGGGGTGTTTACGGAATAAAATTCAATGGATGCAATTTTGTTAATAATATTAGTAATACAAACGAAAGAAAACAGGCCATATATACAGAAGGAGCATATTTTATTGTTGACGAATCATGTATTAATAATATGATATCAAGTAATTGCGGATGCGGAATTAACAACAGTAACTCAAGTACATTTACTGGTTTTACTAATGCTATTGATACACATACTGACGGTACTACTTATACTTTTAAAGTAAATAAAAGTAATTTTTCAAAAAATGAATATTCTATTAAATCAAATACAATTAATAATTTTACTGCCACAAGAC comes from Bacteroidales bacterium and encodes:
- a CDS encoding adenosylcobalamin-dependent ribonucleoside-diphosphate reductase; protein product: MGSDSLLFNLDDNITIQKNDSKNESEKETYLQKLENTREVPSLVQKNNENKPSETTGIKSENKNNRVKYSIEEAKKEATKYFKGDDLAADVWVKKYALKDSNGNIYEKSPDEMHRRIASEIARIERNYTNPLNEDLIYELLRDFKYVIPAGSPMAGIGNDMQISSLSNCFVIGTEGGSDSYGAILKIDQEQVQLMKRRGGVGHDLSHIRPTGSHVNNTALTSTGVVPFMERYSNSTREVAQDGRRGALMLSISIKHPDAEKFIDAKLAQGKITGANISVKIDDEFMNCVREGKEYIQRFPIDSENPMFTKSINATELWNKIIHNAWASAEPGVLFWDTIKNESVPDCYKDYGFETVSTNPCGEIPLCPYDSCRLIALNLYSYVENPFTDKAYFNTEKFKKHVHLTQRIMDDIVDLEIEKVNTILKKIENDPESEETKRVEQNLWLKIKDKSVKGRRMGIGITAEGDMLAAMGYRYGSDLGIEFATEIQKLVACESYRASVDLAEERGAFPIFNYQLEKKNPLINRIEKEYPEIIDKMAKVGRRNIALLTIAPTGSVSICTQTTSGIEPAFMIYYKRRKKVNPNDKAERIDFVDNAGDSFQEFNVFHHNFITWLKVNNYDVDEVMNYSADELDKLIEKSPYHLATSKDIDWVAKVKMQGAMQKWVDHSISVTVNIPNDVTEDVVSTIYQTAWESGCKGMTIYRDGSREGVLVSHDTKMEETAFKETKAPPRPQRLEADVVRFQNNYEQWIAVVGLLDGKPYEIFTGKAEDFWIHPKISKGWVVKNKDLKNGVSRYDFEFLDQDGFDGHISGLSRSFDKQYWNYAKLISGILRHGMPLPSAIKLIQNMHFEEDHINTWKNGVARALKRYIPDGMSAGRTCPECKSPNFVLVEGCEVCKDCGHSKCGG
- the lpxD gene encoding UDP-3-O-(3-hydroxymyristoyl)glucosamine N-acyltransferase, with translation MFKALDIAPIINGKIIGDPEVRINGFSKIEESTPGTLSFLSSDKYSQYLENAKASIIVISKNLVPEKPVNNTLIVVDDAYKSVIELMNIYNQNIEKEYAGISENAHVEPGTIIAENCYIGDCTIVTSGCEIGSNTKIYAQVYLGKNVTIGSNTKIYPGVKIYANCRIGNNCIINAGTIIGADGFGFIQENGKNIKVPHLGNVVIENDVEIGANCTIDKATLGSTIIRQGVKMDNLIHVAHNVEIGKNTVIASQAGIAGSTKIGDNCMIGGQVGIIDHIVIGNNVKIIAQSGVITKIKDNETFMGTPAFNSFDYKRSYSYFRKLPEKFKQLEDDAKNNK
- a CDS encoding UDP-3-O-acyl-N-acetylglucosamine deacetylase, producing MTQKTINNPVTIEGTGLHTNKKSVVKLFPADIDSGILFQRTDLENRPLVKAIEKNTFAFNRSTSIKSGNASISTIEHFMACFTILGIDNILVQVDAEEMPILDGSALPIYNLLNNNLIEQNKEKEFLTIKDDFEYFSGDSYVKVSPYNGFKIDIRVEYPYPIGVQEMTYDQEKDTELVKDIVSARTFVFLSELEFLLKNNLIKGGNFDNALVFADKILTDDQSEYLCKMFNKSNIKVTDYGMLNNTTLRSPKELVCHKLLDMIGDLSLIGKSVKGHFTAYKPGHAVNSGIAKKIIGEE
- a CDS encoding S8 family serine peptidase; amino-acid sequence: MKKNIQILYLLLLPIFNLFGQNNISNLDGYYYASGKAHYWTTDSTSVNIIIKNMDNYHIIVNKLENIFNAEGDEILADDEDDNIIINSFRLPIITKDSLINAISIEHDDIVFFTYSKVVNENRIWLRNEVIVKYNSNTLTSIESLQNRLATYDSISISYVQDNELSIICKKDKDVIEIANLLYNTESVEYSTPDFYYNYTLDADDPLFNNYQWNLKNTGQTGGSFGIDIRAEGAWDFLNKVFGTIGTNIKIAVIDDGVEEHEDLYSSLGYSRVLNGYTANSDGTGRPRTNGYHGQNCAGIIAASHNTLCVAGIAPNTLIIPIRIVKNNGSFFSQNKIANAITKSWQELDAHILSNSWGDGNKNDNLNFAINNAIKNGRNGNGCIVVFSSGNKNKTIIPYPQNVNDSILVVGAIDKCGIRSGSLQSVPSSCDPWDGGNNAGSNYGTLLDIVAPGTTVPTIDRHGELGFTVNNHRIGFGGTSAACPHIAGVAALVLSANPNLTGQQVRDIIESTATKLPNYTFTNTSNRPNGTWNQQVGYGLVNAEAAVKKAYFLNATISGSTSIGSCNTATFYYNGSSSSSMQIVWSVGPALEIVSGQGTKNVTIISTASSSMSSYIKIEFKAQDKVLYSLQKQLNITGGNSYPNLSNTNFEITSNQVWNTESTLGVEVIIKDGVTLTINSTIHCGKNAKIIINPGAKLIIDGGKLTNSCSQFMWEGIRVIGNKNQAQTEQYQGTIILKNNAVIENANFAVTAHGVGSDGNTSGGIIQAKNTTFRNNRKSITFWEYTDSSSRIISSNKSFFKNCTFIVDDNNLFESSDKFFENHISLWGVYGIKFNGCNFVNNISNTNERKQAIYTEGAYFIVDESCINNMISSNCGCGINNSNSSTFTGFTNAIDTHTDGTTYTFKVNKSNFSKNEYSIKSNTINNFTATRLNINFDNNPFSNPVGIKIDQGVNYKIEANSFYAQTVNTSKNYIGIDVKSVSGNESSIYLNDFKKLNEGIYVRGGITSNNPYPERGLQFACNYFSNNSIDIHLSFGSLIQRVQGSDSKGSDNDFSENAIYNIQKDNTKQLIYKYGLDNYHYPTTNTNTFVTEVVSVINNCQSTLCSNTAVDKSNENYKKDIEIYSQLNEKYSSQLNIFYSKDYDKVIEYYDNGIILDETLLLAATDMHEELLEISWQMAKISNNALQTIKTDTIYDLNKLSEWYNVINTLNAKYSLAETYYQMGKYEDALKILETIPKIFYLNEQELYEHTNYINFFEFKNKLHKSGRNYFEMREDEIKELTEIAMLNTGVSSLMAQGILCFFHDICINLEEKPLEKSIFVIDNEQLIINNKNNNNDVYVYPNPGKDYIIVICEIENNNFELFNINGSKQISIKLQKGSNTINTSFLKQGVYIYKVIVEDKVISGKWVKQ